One Miscanthus floridulus cultivar M001 chromosome 11, ASM1932011v1, whole genome shotgun sequence DNA window includes the following coding sequences:
- the LOC136491216 gene encoding serine/threonine-protein kinase GRIK1-like isoform X2 gives MADLTDIGCCSCFSFLRKPSVPVRQHQDANGMLSEDLLKRQSAELPDGSFYTGNDPDISFYNGDDLDRSYDRDDTDYLEGSDDGPPIKSSEDIIQSRTLNGFICREIPVKETKKIFRSEDENGNKMVNQYVHLGKIGSGSYGKVVLYRNIKDGKLYAVKVLNKPYMMKVRVVRTETAMTDVLREVSIMKMLNHPNIVNLVEVIDDPNIDKFYMVLEYVEGKMVCDNGLEEATARNYLRDIISGLMYLHSHNVIHGDIKPDNLLVTSAGNVKIGDFSVSQVFEDDDDMLWRSPGTPVFTAPECCQGSAYHGRASDTWAVGVTLYCMVSGHYPFLGDTLQETYDKIANDPVQIPGDMNPQLADLLLRLLCKDPGDRITLQAAAEHPWVAGIEGPVPEFICRCGFGRRKRNDVREEVQ, from the exons ATGGCGGACCTTACAGACATTGGTTGCTGCAGTTGCTTTAGCTTTTTAAGGAAGCCAAGTGTACCTGTACGTCAACATCAGGATGCTAATGGCATGTTATCGGAAGATTTACTAAAGCGTCAATCGGCTGAACTTCCCGATGGAAGTTTCTACACTGGAAATGATCCTGATATAAGCTTTTATAACGGGGATGATCTTGATAGAAG CTACGATAGAGACGATACTGACTATCTTGAGGGAAGTGACGATGGACCACCAATAAAGAGTTCTGAAGATATTATACAGTCAAGAACTCTAAATGGTTTTATATGTAGAGAGATCCCAGTTAAAGAGACTAAAAAAATATTTCGCTCAGAG GATGAAAATGGTAATAAGATGGTCAATCAATATGTCCACTTGGGAAAGATTGGTTCTGGAAGCTACGGCAAAGTG GTTCTGTATAGAAACATTAAAGATGGGAAGTTGTATGCAGTGAAG GTTCTGAATAAGCCTTACATGATGAAAGTACGTGTTGTACGCACAGAAACTGCCATGACAGATGTACTCCGGGAG GTATCCATAATGAAAATGTTGAATCACCCCAACATTGTAAATCTCGTTGAAGTGATTGATGACCCAAACATAGATAAATTCTACATGG TTCTTGAGTATGTTGAAGGAAAAATGGTTTGTGATAATGGTTTAGAAGAAGCTACTGCAAGAAATTATTTGCGAGACATAATATCTGGTCTTATGTATCTTCACTCTCAT AACGTTATTCATGGTGATATCAAACCAGACAATCTCTTGGTTACCAGTGCTGGCAATGTGAAGATAGGGGATTTCAGTGTTAGCCAGGTTTTTGAG GATGATGATGATATGCTTTGGAGATCTCCTGGCACTCCTGTTTTCACTGCACCAGAGTGCTGTCAAG GTTCAGCCTACCATGGTCGGGCATCTGATACATGGGCAGTTGGTGTAACTTTATATTGTATGGTTTCTGGGCATTATCCATTTCTTGGGGATACATTGCAGGAAACTTATGATAAG ATTGCCAATGATCCTGTGCAAATACCTGGAGACATGAACCCCCAACTTGCTGATTTGCTCCTAAGGCTTCTCTGCAAAG ATCCAGGAGATCGCATCACGCTGCAGGCTGCGGCCGAGCATCCTTGGGTTGCTGGGATTGAGGGGCCAGTCCCTGAATTCATCTGTAGATGTGGGTTTGGCCGCAGGAAGAGGAATGATGTCCGGGAAGAAGTACAATAA
- the LOC136491216 gene encoding serine/threonine-protein kinase GRIK1-like isoform X1: MADLTDIGCCSCFSFLRKPSVPVRQHQDANGMLSEDLLKRQSAELPDGSFYTGNDPDISFYNGDDLDRSFYNGDDPDRSFYDRDDTDYLEGSDDGPPIKSSEDIIQSRTLNGFICREIPVKETKKIFRSEDENGNKMVNQYVHLGKIGSGSYGKVVLYRNIKDGKLYAVKVLNKPYMMKVRVVRTETAMTDVLREVSIMKMLNHPNIVNLVEVIDDPNIDKFYMVLEYVEGKMVCDNGLEEATARNYLRDIISGLMYLHSHNVIHGDIKPDNLLVTSAGNVKIGDFSVSQVFEDDDDMLWRSPGTPVFTAPECCQGSAYHGRASDTWAVGVTLYCMVSGHYPFLGDTLQETYDKIANDPVQIPGDMNPQLADLLLRLLCKDPGDRITLQAAAEHPWVAGIEGPVPEFICRCGFGRRKRNDVREEVQ; encoded by the exons ATGGCGGACCTTACAGACATTGGTTGCTGCAGTTGCTTTAGCTTTTTAAGGAAGCCAAGTGTACCTGTACGTCAACATCAGGATGCTAATGGCATGTTATCGGAAGATTTACTAAAGCGTCAATCGGCTGAACTTCCCGATGGAAGTTTCTACACTGGAAATGATCCTGATATAAGCTTTTATAACGGGGATGATCTTGATAGAAGCTTCTATAATGGAGATGACCCTGATAGAAGTTTCTACGATAGAGACGATACTGACTATCTTGAGGGAAGTGACGATGGACCACCAATAAAGAGTTCTGAAGATATTATACAGTCAAGAACTCTAAATGGTTTTATATGTAGAGAGATCCCAGTTAAAGAGACTAAAAAAATATTTCGCTCAGAG GATGAAAATGGTAATAAGATGGTCAATCAATATGTCCACTTGGGAAAGATTGGTTCTGGAAGCTACGGCAAAGTG GTTCTGTATAGAAACATTAAAGATGGGAAGTTGTATGCAGTGAAG GTTCTGAATAAGCCTTACATGATGAAAGTACGTGTTGTACGCACAGAAACTGCCATGACAGATGTACTCCGGGAG GTATCCATAATGAAAATGTTGAATCACCCCAACATTGTAAATCTCGTTGAAGTGATTGATGACCCAAACATAGATAAATTCTACATGG TTCTTGAGTATGTTGAAGGAAAAATGGTTTGTGATAATGGTTTAGAAGAAGCTACTGCAAGAAATTATTTGCGAGACATAATATCTGGTCTTATGTATCTTCACTCTCAT AACGTTATTCATGGTGATATCAAACCAGACAATCTCTTGGTTACCAGTGCTGGCAATGTGAAGATAGGGGATTTCAGTGTTAGCCAGGTTTTTGAG GATGATGATGATATGCTTTGGAGATCTCCTGGCACTCCTGTTTTCACTGCACCAGAGTGCTGTCAAG GTTCAGCCTACCATGGTCGGGCATCTGATACATGGGCAGTTGGTGTAACTTTATATTGTATGGTTTCTGGGCATTATCCATTTCTTGGGGATACATTGCAGGAAACTTATGATAAG ATTGCCAATGATCCTGTGCAAATACCTGGAGACATGAACCCCCAACTTGCTGATTTGCTCCTAAGGCTTCTCTGCAAAG ATCCAGGAGATCGCATCACGCTGCAGGCTGCGGCCGAGCATCCTTGGGTTGCTGGGATTGAGGGGCCAGTCCCTGAATTCATCTGTAGATGTGGGTTTGGCCGCAGGAAGAGGAATGATGTCCGGGAAGAAGTACAATAA